Within Quercus lobata isolate SW786 chromosome 5, ValleyOak3.0 Primary Assembly, whole genome shotgun sequence, the genomic segment GAGAAGATCCGATATGAAATTTTCTTCCATCTCAAAATCCATCATGAAGTTGGATGGATTGTTTTCTCCCAACATGAATTGTGAAAAATCAACCGGGTCATGATGATGAACCATGGAGGATTGAACTTCAACTCCAACCTCTGGCTTAGTCTCAATAATTTGGTTATGTTGGTCAAGTTGTATTGGCTGCTCGGAGGTGATGACATTGACAGCCTTTGTACACTTTGTTGCCTTGGTTCGGACCACACATGATGAGCCTATTTTTGCTTCAGCTGGACCCCTAGCTGACTTTTCCACACTCTGGTTTTGCTTTTCTTGTCTGTGTacttgatttgatcttttagaAGTCTGGCTTAGGTGATCTTGAACTTTCTTTCCAATGTTGGTGTTCCAATAGTTCTTGATTTCATTGTCTGTTCGGCCTGGAAGCCGACCAGCTATCAAAGACCATCTGCAATCAATCGCACACATTCCTAGCCATCAATATGCAGCTGAGTGTAAAACAgtgtgtttctctctttcttttttccattaatCAGATTGATGTAAGACTGTTATTGCTTTGGTTTGGCCAAATTTGTATTGACATGTACCTAATTGATTGGTACAGGTTACAAATATGTATGGTTTTTGAATGGCAAAAAATATATACCTGTTCCCCAAGAGTTTGTGCAGCCTAATAATGAGCTCTTCTTCATCACGGGTTATGTTGCCTCTCTTAATATCAGGTCTAAGATAATTTAACCATCTTAGCCTGCAACT encodes:
- the LOC115988346 gene encoding transcription factor MYB8-like produces the protein MGRSPCCSKEGLNRGAWTVMEDKILTEYVKLHGEGKWRNLPKRAGLKRCGKSCRLRWLNYLRPDIKRGNITRDEEELIIRLHKLLGNRWSLIAGRLPGRTDNEIKNYWNTNIGKKVQDHLSQTSKRSNQVHRQEKQNQSVEKSARGPAEAKIGSSCVVRTKATKCTKAVNVITSEQPIQLDQHNQIIETKPEVGVEVQSSMVHHHDPVDFSQFMLGENNPSNFMMDFEMEENFISDLLNMDFSQLPCFEDGGYSSSNTCDKGHSSPISDHTHLVSGDTLHGSNFQSVGPLIESELDWLCD